A single region of the Nakaseomyces glabratus chromosome D, complete sequence genome encodes:
- the PRS1 gene encoding ribose phosphate diphosphokinase subunit PRS1 (CAGL0D00550g~Ortholog(s) have ribose phosphate diphosphokinase activity and role in 5-phosphoribose 1-diphosphate biosynthetic process, cytokinesis, fungal-type cell wall organization), with the protein MRKCKVFVGNSHPELGNLVCQRLGIEPAPCTLKKFANGETSVQIGVSVRDEDVYVIQSGSPNINDHIMELLILVSACRGGSAKKITAVIPQFPYSKQCKMKKHRGAITARMLANLLVMAGADHVVSMDLHASQMQGFFTKPVDNLYGGPSLANWIRENVENYEEAVVVSKNPGGTKRVTALADVLKINFAMIHTDRRRAKDLYSQHRDMKQLRQRKQSLLRKNKPIIRQGDDPDEEENIILTNGIQTARIRNGHVIGDDEEDFIPESADEVAMESDAEDASVTDTYGLGGTYDAVDSEDEEEVSEAVKEKLITLVGNVNNRSAIILDDMIDRPGSLISAAEHLVKNCGAKKVYVVATHGLFTGNCLEELEESEVIDKIVVTNTYPISNDRIEKSEKLVVIDVSAIFAECIRRDHYGESISVLFDSLSTL; encoded by the coding sequence ATGCGTAAGTGCAAAGTTTTTGTTGGTAACTCTCATCCTGAACTAGGAAATCTAGTTTGTCAGAGATTAGGCATTGAGCCTGCCCCATGCACTCTAAAAAAGTTTGCTAATGGTGAAACCTCCGTCCAAATTGGTGTTTCGGTTAGAGACGAGGATGTCTACGTGATTCAATCTGGGTCCCCAAATATTAACGACCACATTATGGAACTCTTGATTTTAGTTTCGGCCTGCAGAGGTGGGTCGGCTAAGAAAATTACTGCTGTTATCCCTCAATTCCCGTACTCCAAGCAATGTaaaatgaagaaacatAGAGGTGCCATTACCGCTAGAATGTTGGCTAATCTTTTGGTCATGGCGGGAGCCGATCACGTTGTCTCAATGGATCTTCATGCATCACAAATGCAAGGTTTCTTCACTAAACCAGTTGACAATTTATATGGTGGTCCAAGTTTAGCTAACTGGATCAGAGAAAATGTTGAAAACTATGAGGAAGCTGTGGTAGTTTCAAAAAATCCAGGTGGAACAAAAAGAGTCACTGCTTTAGCTGACGTCTTGAAGATTAACTTTGCCATGATTCACACTGATCGTCGTCGTGCCAAGGATCTTTATTCCCAACATAGGGATATGAAGCAACTGAGACAAAGAAAGCAATCTTTGTTGAGGAAGAACAAACCAATTATTAGACAAGGTGATGACcctgatgaagaagaaaatatcattttgaCTAATGGTATCCAAACCGCAAGAATTAGGAACGGTCATGTTATTGgcgatgatgaagaagatttcATTCCTGAATCTGCAGATGAAGTTGCTATGGAGTCTGATGCAGAAGACGCTTCTGTTACTGACACGTATGGTTTGGGGGGTACTTACGATGCCGTTGATTCtgaggatgaggaagaaGTTTCGGAAGCAGTTAAGGAGAAACTTATTACTTTAGTCGGTAATGTCAACAACCGTTCCGCTATTATATTAGATGACATGATCGATAGGCCAGGTTCTTTGATTAGTGCAGCTGAGCATCTTGTCAAGAACTGTGGGGCAAAGAAGGTCTATGTTGTCGCTACGCATGGTCTGTTTACCGGTAACTGTTTGGAAGAATTGGAAGAGTCTGAAGTAATTGATAAGATTGTTGTCACCAATACATATCCAATCTCCAACGACCGTATAGAAAAATCGGAAAAGCTGGTTGTTATTGATGTTTCAGCCATCTTTGCTGAATGTATTCGCCGTGATCACTATGGTGAGAGTATTTCCGTGCTTTTTGATTCTTTATCTACCCTTTAG